One window of Rhodothermales bacterium genomic DNA carries:
- the rplF gene encoding 50S ribosomal protein L6, which yields MSRVGKLPIEVKDNVQIQIGSNNFVQVKGPKGELSLQVDPDISVSLEDGQLTVTRPTDQKRHRAMHGLYRSLLDNMVIGVSEGYKRELEVIGVGFRAAIENGVLELALGFSHPIYFVPPEGIDLSVDPKRGKNTFITVEGIDKQLVGQVAAKIRSLRPPEPYKGKGVRYADEYVRRKAGKTAAR from the coding sequence ATGTCACGCGTCGGAAAGCTGCCGATTGAGGTCAAAGACAACGTCCAGATCCAGATCGGCTCCAACAATTTTGTACAGGTCAAGGGACCCAAAGGCGAACTGAGCCTGCAGGTGGACCCGGACATCTCGGTCTCCCTGGAGGACGGCCAGTTGACGGTGACCCGCCCCACGGATCAGAAGCGCCACCGGGCCATGCACGGCCTCTACCGCTCCCTGCTCGACAACATGGTCATCGGTGTATCCGAAGGCTACAAGCGCGAGCTCGAGGTGATCGGTGTCGGCTTCCGTGCCGCCATCGAAAATGGTGTGCTGGAGCTGGCGCTGGGCTTTTCCCACCCGATCTACTTCGTGCCGCCGGAAGGCATTGACCTATCGGTGGACCCCAAGCGGGGCAAGAACACGTTCATCACGGTCGAAGGCATCGACAAACAGCTCGTAGGACAGGTGGCGGCGAAGATCCGCAGCCTGCGTCCCCCGGAGCCCTACAAGGGCAAGGGTGTGCGCTACGCAGACGAGTATGTGCGTCGCAAGGCCGGCAAGACCGCAGCCAGATAA
- the rpsH gene encoding 30S ribosomal protein S8: MSAISDPVGDYLTRLRNAAQANHPYTDIPASKLKRAMTQILADKGYIRKFINIDDGKQGLLRVYLKYQKGGTPAIEFLKRVSKPGLRKYVGSTDLPRVRNGLGIAIISTSQGVMTDKEARRAGIGGEVLAEVF, from the coding sequence ATGAGTGCAATCTCGGACCCGGTTGGCGACTACCTGACGCGTCTCCGCAATGCGGCGCAGGCCAACCATCCCTATACCGACATCCCCGCCTCGAAACTGAAGCGGGCGATGACCCAGATCCTGGCCGACAAAGGCTACATCCGCAAGTTCATCAACATCGATGACGGCAAGCAGGGCCTCCTTCGTGTGTACCTGAAGTACCAGAAGGGTGGTACCCCCGCCATCGAGTTTCTGAAGCGGGTGTCTAAGCCCGGTCTGCGCAAGTACGTCGGTTCGACCGATCTGCCGCGCGTCCGGAACGGCCTCGGCATCGCGATCATCTCCACCTCCCAGGGTGTGATGACCGACAAGGAAGCTCGTCGTGCCGGAATCGGCGGCGAAGTGCTGGCCGAGGTCTTTTAG
- the rpsN gene encoding 30S ribosomal protein S14 yields the protein MAKKSWIARERKRARMVAKYAERRAKLKAAGEWEKLQKLPRDASPVRMRNRCALTGRARGYLRDFGVCRIAFRDMARAGIIPGVRKSSW from the coding sequence ATGGCTAAGAAGAGCTGGATAGCCCGCGAACGCAAGCGCGCACGCATGGTGGCCAAGTACGCCGAGCGCCGCGCCAAGCTGAAAGCTGCCGGTGAGTGGGAGAAGCTTCAGAAGCTTCCCCGGGACGCAAGCCCCGTGCGCATGCGCAATCGCTGCGCCCTGACCGGCCGCGCCCGCGGCTACCTGCGCGATTTTGGAGTCTGCCGTATTGCCTTCCGTGACATGGCCCGCGCGGGAATTATCCCGGGCGTGCGCAAGTCCAGCTGGTAA
- the rplE gene encoding 50S ribosomal protein L5, with translation MEGYTPRLKTKYRDEVVAALTEQFSYDNVMQVPRLVKISVNKGVGGAVQNKKMIDDAVEELRRVTGQQPVVRRARKSVSNFKLREGMPVGALTTLRGDRMWEFLDRLVTLALPRVRDFRGVPDKSFDGRGNYTLGVKEQIIFPEIDVDKVAQISGLDVTFVTTAKTDEEAHALLKELGMPFVRRQQEATV, from the coding sequence ATGGAAGGCTACACGCCAAGACTGAAAACCAAGTACCGCGACGAAGTCGTTGCTGCGCTCACCGAGCAGTTCAGCTATGACAACGTCATGCAGGTCCCGCGCCTCGTCAAGATCAGCGTCAACAAAGGCGTTGGCGGCGCGGTGCAGAACAAGAAGATGATCGACGATGCGGTCGAGGAGCTGCGCCGGGTGACCGGCCAGCAGCCCGTCGTCCGCAGGGCCCGCAAGAGCGTCTCCAACTTCAAGCTTCGTGAGGGCATGCCGGTTGGCGCGCTCACGACGCTGAGAGGGGACCGGATGTGGGAGTTTCTCGACCGACTGGTCACACTCGCGTTGCCGCGTGTGCGTGACTTCCGCGGTGTGCCCGACAAGTCGTTCGACGGCCGCGGCAACTACACCCTTGGCGTCAAGGAGCAGATCATCTTCCCGGAAATCGATGTGGACAAGGTGGCCCAGATCTCTGGTCTGGACGTCACCTTCGTGACCACGGCGAAGACGGACGAGGAAGCGCACGCCCTCCTGAAGGAGCTCGGCATGCCCTTCGTGCGCCGTCAGCAGGAAGCCACGGTCTGA
- the rplX gene encoding 50S ribosomal protein L24, whose product MARKINKQKKLHVRKGDMVRVIAGNDRGKEGKVLRVFAENERVIVEGVNMRIRHTRPSQTYPQGGRIQQEAAIHISNVMPLDGNGDPTRVGRKRIEDVDSGKGRWVRYAANTGEELDN is encoded by the coding sequence ATGGCACGCAAGATCAACAAGCAGAAGAAGCTCCACGTCCGCAAGGGCGACATGGTGCGCGTGATCGCCGGCAACGACCGCGGCAAGGAGGGCAAGGTCCTCCGCGTGTTCGCCGAGAACGAGCGCGTCATCGTGGAGGGTGTGAACATGCGAATTCGCCACACCCGCCCGAGCCAGACGTACCCGCAGGGCGGTCGCATCCAGCAGGAAGCCGCCATCCACATCTCGAACGTGATGCCGCTTGACGGCAACGGCGATCCGACGCGTGTCGGGCGCAAGCGCATCGAGGACGTGGACTCGGGTAAGGGACGGTGGGTGCGCTACGCCGCCAACACCGGTGAGGAACTCGACAACTAA